Proteins encoded in a region of the Syntrophorhabdaceae bacterium genome:
- a CDS encoding phosphate ABC transporter ATP-binding protein, whose protein sequence is MDIKIKVDKLRVFFHKAEALKGVSINVAKNMITGFMGPAGSGKSTLISILNRMIDFENDVKIEGSVFIDDINILDGNINPVSLRRRIGTVFAVPIPLQRSIFENIAYGPRLKGINDKAELHRIVADSLKKAFLWDEVKDRLEISANKLSGGQQQRLCLARTLALKPEIILLDEPCSGLDPISTAKIEEALNELKRDYTIILVSNNTKQIARITDYAAFFYLGELIEYGTTEKIFTNPTQKKTEDYISGKFG, encoded by the coding sequence ATGGATATAAAGATAAAGGTAGACAAATTAAGGGTTTTTTTTCATAAAGCCGAGGCATTGAAAGGTGTTTCAATAAACGTTGCCAAGAATATGATTACAGGTTTTATGGGGCCTGCAGGAAGCGGTAAATCTACGCTCATATCCATATTGAATCGTATGATAGATTTTGAAAATGATGTCAAGATAGAGGGTAGTGTATTTATCGATGATATAAATATATTAGACGGAAACATCAATCCTGTAAGCCTCAGGAGGCGCATAGGAACAGTTTTTGCAGTTCCTATTCCCCTACAGCGTTCCATATTCGAAAATATTGCCTATGGTCCAAGGCTAAAAGGTATAAATGATAAGGCAGAACTCCATAGAATTGTAGCTGATTCACTCAAAAAGGCCTTTTTATGGGATGAAGTGAAGGACAGGCTTGAAATTTCGGCTAATAAACTTTCAGGCGGCCAGCAACAGAGGCTCTGCCTTGCCAGGACCCTGGCTTTAAAACCTGAGATAATTTTGCTTGATGAACCCTGTTCGGGTCTTGACCCTATATCTACTGCCAAGATAGAAGAGGCTCTGAATGAATTAAAGCGTGATTATACCATAATACTCGTCTCAAACAATACAAAACAGATTGCCCGTATAACAGATTATGCGGCCTTTTTTTATCTCGGGGAACTTATAGAATACGGCACAACAGAGAAGATATTTACTAATCCTACGCAAAAAAAGACTGAAGACTATATATCGGGTAAGTTTGGATGA
- the pstC gene encoding phosphate ABC transporter permease subunit PstC has product MTKDTSIKEQIVKTVLTIFALSSLLFLFLIFIFILIEGSPLFIKVGLKNIILGFKWAPTKGSFGIFPMIISSFLVTFGALVIGAPLGLSCAIYLSEYSGKRLKMILKPALELLAGIPSVVYGFLGVIYIVPIIRNYLGGSGFSLLSTSIVLGIMILPTIISISFDSLVSVPRSYREGSYAMGATKWQTIYKIVVPSARSGILASFILGMGRAIGETMAVIMIAGNALKIPMSITDPLRTLTGNIALELAYATGDHRLGLFSTGIVLLVIIMALNYMANFGIKRRS; this is encoded by the coding sequence ATGACTAAAGATACATCTATAAAAGAACAGATAGTAAAAACAGTGCTTACTATATTTGCATTGTCTTCATTGCTCTTTCTATTTCTTATCTTTATATTTATCCTTATTGAAGGGTCTCCACTTTTTATTAAAGTAGGGCTGAAGAATATAATATTAGGTTTTAAATGGGCACCCACAAAAGGGTCTTTCGGCATATTTCCCATGATAATCTCCTCTTTCCTTGTTACATTCGGCGCCCTCGTCATAGGTGCACCCCTGGGGCTTTCATGCGCCATATACCTATCTGAATATTCTGGAAAGAGACTCAAGATGATCCTAAAACCGGCCCTGGAACTCTTAGCAGGTATACCATCTGTTGTATATGGTTTCCTCGGGGTCATATACATAGTCCCTATAATAAGGAACTACCTTGGAGGCTCTGGTTTTTCCCTGCTATCTACATCCATAGTCCTCGGTATAATGATATTGCCCACCATAATAAGTATCTCTTTTGATTCATTGGTAAGTGTCCCGAGGTCATATAGAGAGGGTTCATATGCCATGGGCGCAACAAAGTGGCAGACAATTTATAAAATAGTTGTTCCATCGGCAAGGTCAGGAATACTTGCCAGTTTTATTCTGGGTATGGGCAGGGCAATAGGTGAAACCATGGCAGTTATAATGATAGCCGGCAATGCATTAAAGATCCCTATGAGCATAACAGATCCGTTAAGGACACTCACGGGAAACATAGCCCTTGAGCTTGCCTATGCCACCGGAGACCACAGACTTGGTCTATTTTCCACAGGTATAGTACTCCTTGTAATTATTATGGCACTTAATTATATGGCAAATTTTGGAATAAAAAGAAGGTCATAA
- the pstA gene encoding phosphate ABC transporter permease PstA, giving the protein MRINPRFTNRFMEILLNTQAFFTVGILVIIVAIILVKGIGNINLEFIFSFPEDMGRHGGIYPTIIGTIMLAILSIIFATPLGVGTAIFLTEYTKESIFTKIIRFGVESLAGIPSILYGLFGFIFFVIKLKMGWSILSGVLTITIMILPTIIRTSEEAIKAVPKNVRFVSYSLGATKWETVTKVVLPSAAPGILTGIMLSVGRVVGETAAVIFTMGSSLRLPTSIMDSGRTMAVHFYILAREGISMEKAYATALILVLSILLINIIAYYIMSRVISKYS; this is encoded by the coding sequence ATGAGGATCAACCCGAGATTTACCAATAGATTTATGGAGATTTTATTGAATACCCAGGCGTTTTTTACAGTGGGAATACTCGTTATTATTGTGGCCATTATTTTGGTAAAAGGTATAGGAAACATAAATCTTGAATTCATATTCAGTTTTCCTGAGGATATGGGGAGGCATGGTGGAATATATCCTACCATTATAGGGACAATAATGCTGGCAATCCTGTCTATTATTTTTGCCACACCTCTTGGGGTTGGGACAGCCATCTTTCTCACAGAATATACAAAGGAGTCCATCTTTACCAAGATAATACGTTTTGGCGTGGAATCTCTCGCAGGCATACCTTCCATTTTGTATGGTCTTTTTGGTTTTATTTTTTTTGTAATTAAATTGAAGATGGGTTGGTCTATATTATCCGGTGTCCTGACAATTACTATCATGATACTGCCCACGATTATAAGGACAAGCGAAGAGGCAATAAAGGCCGTGCCAAAAAATGTAAGGTTTGTTAGTTATTCTCTTGGAGCCACTAAATGGGAGACCGTAACAAAGGTAGTCCTGCCTTCTGCAGCACCGGGTATATTGACAGGGATTATGTTAAGTGTGGGAAGGGTGGTAGGAGAGACTGCAGCGGTTATTTTCACCATGGGCAGTTCCCTTAGATTGCCCACCTCTATTATGGATTCAGGAAGGACAATGGCCGTCCATTTTTATATCCTGGCAAGAGAAGGTATATCCATGGAAAAGGCCTATGCCACTGCTTTAATTCTTGTTCTGAGTATATTGCTAATCAATATAATTGCCTATTATATTATGAGTAGGGTTATATCTAAATATTCATGA
- the phoU gene encoding phosphate signaling complex protein PhoU gives MEGHIYKAFDVELKELKEKLLYEGGLVEKAIREAIQALLERNSDIARRVIENDYLVNAKEVEIDEFCLKLLALRQPAARDLRFITTAIKINYDLERIGDMSVNICERVLELNQEPQLKPYIDLPNMAGTVELMVKESLDAFVRGDVELAMKVTRDDEKVDQLLDQIFRELLTYMIENPKTISRATRILFISKYLERMADHAVNIAELVIFMVEGKIIRHTKPGE, from the coding sequence ATGGAGGGGCATATATATAAGGCTTTTGATGTAGAGCTTAAAGAACTTAAAGAGAAGCTTCTATACGAAGGGGGTCTTGTAGAAAAGGCAATAAGGGAGGCAATACAGGCGCTCCTTGAGAGAAACTCCGATATAGCCAGAAGAGTTATAGAAAATGACTATTTAGTAAACGCCAAGGAGGTAGAAATAGATGAGTTCTGCCTAAAACTCTTAGCATTAAGACAACCTGCAGCAAGAGATCTCAGGTTTATAACCACGGCAATAAAGATAAATTATGACTTAGAGAGAATAGGTGATATGTCTGTGAATATCTGCGAGAGGGTTCTTGAACTAAACCAGGAACCACAGCTTAAGCCTTATATAGACCTCCCAAATATGGCAGGGACTGTTGAGCTTATGGTTAAAGAGAGTCTTGATGCCTTTGTGAGAGGAGATGTGGAGCTTGCCATGAAGGTTACCAGAGACGATGAAAAGGTGGATCAACTCTTAGACCAGATATTCCGTGAGCTTTTGACATATATGATAGAAAACCCTAAAACCATATCAAGGGCAACAAGGATCCTTTTCATCTCCAAATATCTTGAAAGGATGGCAGACCATGCAGTAAATATCGCTGAACTTGTGATATTTATGGTTGAAGGAAAGATAATAAGACATACCAAACCCGGCGAATAA
- a CDS encoding phosphate ABC transporter substrate-binding protein: MLKKIGIFFIILSVIFVCSCSSKGKKDGNKKRIITIAGSTSVMPFTEKLAEYFMIQNPKFIIDVQGGGSTAGIQACLNNTVDLGMSSRKLKPEERLNEIIICYDGISIVVHPENPIDGLTLDQVRGIFSGRIKNWKELGWIDRRIDAITREEGSGTRGSFEDLVMKGEEVDDSIMVQDSNGSVKEIVATDIYAIGYISLGLVDKRVKALIIDGVAPTISSIKTGAYKIMRPFLFLSHGDPDDYTSKFIEFVLSKQGQDLLKKEGLVGSYD, translated from the coding sequence ATGTTAAAAAAAATAGGCATTTTTTTCATAATATTATCTGTAATATTTGTATGCTCATGCAGCAGTAAAGGCAAAAAAGACGGCAATAAAAAACGTATTATAACCATAGCAGGTTCCACATCTGTTATGCCTTTTACTGAAAAACTGGCAGAATATTTTATGATACAAAATCCAAAATTCATTATAGACGTGCAAGGTGGAGGATCAACAGCAGGAATACAGGCGTGTCTCAATAATACGGTTGACTTAGGCATGTCATCGAGGAAATTAAAACCTGAAGAGAGGCTTAATGAGATTATCATATGTTATGATGGTATCTCTATTGTAGTCCATCCTGAAAATCCCATAGATGGCCTTACATTAGACCAGGTAAGGGGAATCTTTTCCGGAAGGATTAAAAATTGGAAAGAGTTGGGTTGGATAGATAGAAGGATTGATGCCATAACAAGGGAAGAAGGCTCAGGAACAAGGGGCTCTTTTGAGGATTTGGTCATGAAAGGTGAAGAGGTTGACGACAGCATCATGGTGCAGGATTCTAACGGTTCTGTAAAGGAGATAGTGGCAACAGATATATATGCCATAGGATATATCTCTTTAGGTCTTGTAGATAAGCGCGTAAAGGCTCTTATAATAGATGGGGTTGCCCCTACCATTTCCAGCATAAAGACCGGTGCATATAAAATCATGAGACCTTTTCTTTTTTTGTCTCACGGTGATCCTGATGATTATACAAGTAAATTTATAGAGTTCGTCCTCTCGAAACAAGGCCAGGATCTATTGAAAAAAGAAGGTTTAGTGGGTTCCTATGACTAA